Genomic DNA from Alicyclobacillus fastidiosus:
TTCGGCGTGCCGGTACCCGTCTTAGCTGACGGTTTGGTTGCCGAACCCTTGCTCGTCTTCGGACGCGACTGGGAATTGCCCGCCTTCGATCCGGCCCCGCTCGTGCTCACCGCGGTCGCCGTCGCCGCGTTCCTGCGATTCATAAACACATATGTTTGAAGTGCCGTGAACAGGTTCGTGTAAATCCAGTACAGAACCAGTCCAGCCGGCAACCGAATGCCGATAATGAAGATGAACACCGGCATGATAAACAGAATGGCCCGCTGCTGTGCCGGTTGATTTCGCATCGTGAGCCACGAGGAGAGGAACGTGCTCAACGCCGCGATCACCGGCAAGACAAAGTGCGGATCTTTCGCCCCGAGCTGCCAGATGCCGAGAAATACGTTGTGGTGCAGCCCGTAGTTGCCCATAATCGCGCCGTAAAGCGCATACAGCACTGGCAACTGGATCACGGTCGGCAAACAACCAGCGGCCGGATTGGTCCCCCGCTCTTGGTACAGCTTCATCGTTTCCTGTTGGATCTTCTGGTTATCACCCTTGTACTTCGAGCGAATCTTTTGCATCTCAGGCTGTAGTTCCATCATGACTTTCTGATAGCGCATCTGCCTGATAAAGAGTGGTAAAATAATCAAACGCACGATGACCGTAACAATCAAAATCGCAAGACCGTAACTGTCACCCAAATGTTTCGCGAAGAAATCGATGACATCCGAGATGGCCTTGAGGACGGTCCCCCATACGTTGTTGGGCCACTGCCCTGGCTTCGATGGATACATTCCGCAACCCGTGAGTGCAACCACTACGAATGCACTCAGTGCGAACGTCCATCTGCGTTTTGTACGCTTTGACTCCAAAACGAATCCCCCTACTTCGGTAACGGAACCTCGTCGACACCGCCTGGGTGCCACGGCCCACATTTCGCTAACCTCTTGACTGCCAACCATCCACCTTTAATGGCCCCAAACCGCGAGATAGACTGCATCGCATACTCCGAGCACGTCGGAACAAAACGACAACTGGGGGGTGTTAGTGGAGATATACATTTCCGGTAGAAGCGGATAAACGCGAGAAGAATGAACTTCATTCCACTCAGCTCCTCGTCCAAATCATACCACGACTTTGGCTTTCTGCAGGAGTTTCATGACATCGTTCATCAATTCGTGGAAATCGGACTCCGCCGCACTTTTCCGGCAGACAATCACAATGTCGATTGGCTTGTCCGAAAGTTGCGGAATAAGGGTCTGGAAACCTGCGCGCAACGCACGCTTCACGCGGTTTCTTACAACCGCATTGCCAACCTTCTTACTAATAGAGAACCCCACGCGAAAAGAAGGCAGGCGATTGTCGCAATAATACAATACCAACCGCGCCGTCGCAAACGATTTTCCTCGACGAAATACGCGTCGAAAATCGCGATTGTCCTTCAATCGGTACGCACTCTGCAAACCATCACCGCCTCCGCGCGATTCTGACCAATATCATTAAAAAAGGCCACGAATCGTGGCCTTACGCTGATAAAACT
This window encodes:
- the yidC gene encoding membrane protein insertase YidC, with translation MESKRTKRRWTFALSAFVVVALTGCGMYPSKPGQWPNNVWGTVLKAISDVIDFFAKHLGDSYGLAILIVTVIVRLIILPLFIRQMRYQKVMMELQPEMQKIRSKYKGDNQKIQQETMKLYQERGTNPAAGCLPTVIQLPVLYALYGAIMGNYGLHHNVFLGIWQLGAKDPHFVLPVIAALSTFLSSWLTMRNQPAQQRAILFIMPVFIFIIGIRLPAGLVLYWIYTNLFTALQTYVFMNRRNAATATAVSTSGAGSKAGNSQSRPKTSKGSATKPSAKTGTGTPKTSSGKPSASSKSKADGNKSKAKSGQAKRQSAPPAQVTGDQPNQANGTTTPVDTNSDAPADHPRDE
- the yidD gene encoding membrane protein insertion efficiency factor YidD → MKFILLAFIRFYRKCISPLTPPSCRFVPTCSEYAMQSISRFGAIKGGWLAVKRLAKCGPWHPGGVDEVPLPK
- the rnpA gene encoding ribonuclease P protein component, with translation MQSAYRLKDNRDFRRVFRRGKSFATARLVLYYCDNRLPSFRVGFSISKKVGNAVVRNRVKRALRAGFQTLIPQLSDKPIDIVIVCRKSAAESDFHELMNDVMKLLQKAKVVV